GATGTTTTTCTGCAAGTCGAGGATTTCAGAGCGAGATTGAGTGTTGAGTTGGGCAGATTCGGGATGGATGAATTCAACTTTTTCGGTTTGTTGTTTTAATTGGCGACGGCGGCTAACGGCTCGCTGACGCAACCACAGGGCAAATAAGCCCGTGTTGATGAAGAGCATACAGAGGGCCGCACCGAGGAAGACCAGTTTTTTATTGGGAGAACTTTGCCCATCGGGAAGGCTAGGGTCTGTGAGCAGTTGAATCCGGGGGTAGGAGCCGAAAATATTGCTGCGACCTGCATCTAGACTCGCTAGGGTGGAGGAGAAGACGGCTTCAGAGATTTGCAGATCGCGTCTGAGGGCGTCTAGGGTGGTGCTGTATTGCGCTAAGGTACCGAGTCGCTGTTCGAGTTGCAGAATTTGTTCGGTTAGTTCCTGGGCCCCGGCTTGCAGACCTTGTTGATCGACTTGAACTTGCACGAGGGATTGAAAAAGGGTTTCTCTGGCGGAGGCTCCCATTGTGCTGCTACCCAGGTTGAGTTGAGCGAGGGTTACTTGGTCGGCGGGACGCCCTAGAAGCTCTTGGCTGCGCTCGAACATAGCGGCTTGAGCTGCTTCTTGGCGGCGACGCTCTCGAACGACGGTGGGGTGGTTGGGGCCGTACCGGGCGGTGAGGACGTTGAGGGTGGAGGTGGCTTCGCTGTAGTTTTGCCGATATTGATCGAAGAGTTGATCGGCTTTGAGGACGAAGGCGTCGTTGGCTTGAGAGGCGCTGAGTTGGAGTTCGGTAGAGAGTTCTCGCAGGCGAGCAGTGGTTTGTTGTTGCTGGGCAATGAGTTCGGCTCGCTGGCGGCGCAGTCCTTCGATGTTAACTGAGAGTTGAGTAACTTGTTCGTCGGAGGCGAGTCCGGTTTGGGCCTTGTATTCCGAGAGGCGTCGTTGAGATTCTTCGAGTTTTTGTTGGGCGTTGCTGAGGGCGGCGGCGACGCTGGCATCTCGTTCGGTAGCTTCTTGAATTCTGAGCTGATCGAGTCGGGATTCAAAGGCGCGGTAATGGGCGATCGCTTTATTGTAGGCCTCTTGCGGCGTGTCTCCGTTCATCTCGAAAGTCATGAGGGTGGTATTTCCCACGACTTCGATCCGGGGTCTGCCGAATTCGCCTGGTAAAAGGTTAATAGATTCGGCGGCGGTGTTCCGGACGGGATCGCTGGAGGCAATAAATCTATAGTTTTCTCTGGGGTCGCCTGCTTGACCGTCGTAGGGCGATCGCACTTGGGAATAAGCCCCCCCAATCCCCGGCAGGTTAATGTTGGTGGATGAACCCAGAGAGGGTAAGGTAACGGCCCAGGTGCTGGTATAGGTTGGAGGTGTGGTTTCTAAGTAGTAGTAAGCAGCCCCTCCAACGGCAGCATTGGTGACTAATCCCAGAAATATATAAGGTAGCCAGCTTACTCGCTTCATAAGATCGACTCTCAAAACTTGGGTGTGACGGCGGAAATCCTCTTTACTTAGAGGGCACTATTGACCAAATATTCGGCGTAGCAATAATTCAATACCCGAAATTGGATTCAGAATCGTGCCGATTGCACCAAAAATACTGGTCACGTTCGTTACGGTTGAATCATAACAAACCAAGCCATCGTCCGGCATTAAGAAAGGGTTGTCCTGGTTATCGGTAGACTCTCTCACCAGTTCTTCGACAGAGCGATCGAGTACGCGAGTCTGTCCTGTGGTTCGGTCTGTTTGAATCAGGGTGGCTCGCCGTCTGGCGTTAATTGCGGTGGTACCGCCGACGCATTTTCCAGCAATGACGGCGTGGGAGAAGCGGGAACCGTAGGCGACTTGTTGCACCTGGACGTTTCCCCCAAAGTTAGGAAGCGATAGGTTAGACAGGAAGACTGGAATCGCCTGGGGGGTGATTTGGGAAGGACGCACCAGTTCGCTTTGAATAATTTCTCGCTCTGGGATAATGATGCGATCGCCTGCAATCAGGGGAACGTCATCGAGCAGTTCGCCTGTAAAGACACCAGAGACATCAATCACTTGCTCTACCCCTCCCCGAATTAAGCGGACGTTGATGATGTCGGCTTCGGGGCGAATGCCTCCTGCCGCTTGGATGGCGACGGTGAGGTAGCGGTTGGGGGGATAGCTGCCAGTCAGAGGCACAATCGGGGGGTCGTCTCCACCCGCTTGACGCGGGTTGATGAGATAGCGGCCGGGTTCAAAGACGGCTCCGGATACGGTAACTTGTACGGGTGCCCATTCGATGATGCTGACGCTGACGCGTAAAAAGTTCGGTTGAAAAAAGCCTTCGTTAATGAGGAGGCGCGTCAGTTGTTGCTGAACTTGAGGGAGTTCTAACCCTACGACGGGAACGGGATCGATAAACGGGAGTTGCAGGGTGCCATCGAGGTTGACTTCATAAACGCCACTGAAGCGATCGGTCTCCGGAAGCCCTTCATCGGCGGGGATATTAATCCGCAGGCGATCGCCTGGAGATAACGGTAGGGCCCAACTAGGCAGCGCGATCCCGACTGTGGCGATCGCTGTAACCAATGCCGAAACAATTAATTTGGCGCGAAACATTGACGCATCCGATCTCTTGAAGTTTAATTCATCAATGGTCAGGAAGTTTTCACTCTCAATGCGTGAGGGAGATTCTTCATCTTTAATAGTCTATGCCGAAAGTCACCCCCCTTCATCTATATCATGAGATAGAAATTTGAGGGGATGGGTTCATTTTTGACAAATTTCATCTCCTAAGCTAGGGCTTTTTCAAAGGACTGCTTATACAGTTGTGCAATATCTTCCCAGGTGAGGACAATCTGTTTTTCTTTGAGTAGAGAATTTTGCAAATCAGAAAGCAGACGAGATTCGCGATCGCCAAGTTCCTCAAAACTGGGTAAATCTTGAATAAAGCGATGGTAACTTTCTGAACTGTTCTCTACAAAAAATCCATATTGTCCCCCATCGAGTAAGTGATTCATGCGATCGCAAGGAATAGTAATCGCAAGCCGCCCGCACGCTAAGTATTCGCAAACCTTCAAACTGGCACTGGTAAACTGGTTATCGGGAAAGAGTCCCTTATTATAAGGAGCAACGCACAAATTGGCCGCATTAATATAGCGGGCTGCTTCTGCTTGGGAAACCCGCCCTGTAAAGACCACAGGCGAATTCCAAGTCTTTGCAATTTCCTCTAGTTCTTGGCGACTGACGCCATCTCCAACCATATAGAGAACGGTTCGAGGGTTGCGTTCTCGACCCAAGGCTTCAATCAGATAAGCAGGTTCTTGAATAAACCGATTGAGCGACCCGACATACGTCAATACAAAAGCATCTTGAGGAATTCCCAGTTGCTCTCGACAAACTGTTCGATCTTGCGGATAAAAAACTTG
The genomic region above belongs to Desertifilum tharense IPPAS B-1220 and contains:
- a CDS encoding polysaccharide biosynthesis/export family protein; translation: MFRAKLIVSALVTAIATVGIALPSWALPLSPGDRLRINIPADEGLPETDRFSGVYEVNLDGTLQLPFIDPVPVVGLELPQVQQQLTRLLINEGFFQPNFLRVSVSIIEWAPVQVTVSGAVFEPGRYLINPRQAGGDDPPIVPLTGSYPPNRYLTVAIQAAGGIRPEADIINVRLIRGGVEQVIDVSGVFTGELLDDVPLIAGDRIIIPEREIIQSELVRPSQITPQAIPVFLSNLSLPNFGGNVQVQQVAYGSRFSHAVIAGKCVGGTTAINARRRATLIQTDRTTGQTRVLDRSVEELVRESTDNQDNPFLMPDDGLVCYDSTVTNVTSIFGAIGTILNPISGIELLLRRIFGQ